The following proteins are encoded in a genomic region of Nicotiana sylvestris chromosome 4, ASM39365v2, whole genome shotgun sequence:
- the LOC104246586 gene encoding uncharacterized protein isoform X2, translating to MANEAKEVYFERNIIVNDEDLLLHRKLNTEQKMAYDVILQRVFANKSRAFFIDGPGGSGKRFLYCALLATVRSKGFVALATTTSGVAASILPEGRTVHSRFKFPINIDEKFSCNISKQSSLAPLIRDAKLIVWDEVSMAKKNMIEALDSLLKDIMDTNVLFGGKVVVFGGDFRQTLPVVRSGKKEDFIRESIVNSEIWNELEKLRLSENMRAKTDPSFCEYLMRIGNGKEKTNMDSKIEIPRSFIVPYITEKESLDLLFNIIYPDLHTSFHDSSFLTSRVILTTKNDFVDEINDRLIAQFPKDAKTFIAMDETVEPNDQ from the coding sequence atggcaaatgaaGCAAAGGAAGTATATTTCGAAAGAAACATCATTGTGAACGACGAAGATTTACTGTTGCATAGAAAATTAAATACAGAACAGAAAATGGCATACGACGTAATCCTTCAGAGAGTATTTGCTAACAAATCAAGAGCATTTTTTATTGATGGTCCTGGAGGAAGTGGTAAGAGATTCTTATATTGTGCCTTATTAGCGACTGTGAGATCTAAAGGATTTGTAGCATTAGCAACAACAACTTCCGGAGTTGCAGCTTCGATCCTTCCAGAAGGACGAACAGTTCATTCACGTTTTAAATTTCCAATTAATATTGATGAAAAGTTTTCTTGCAATATCAGTAAGCAAAGCTCATTGGCGCCTTTGATTCGCGATGCAAAATTAATTGTGTGGGATGAAGTATCCATGGCCAAGAAAAACATGATTGAAGCTTTAGATTCTCTTTTGAAAGATATAATGGACACAAATGTACTTTTTGGTGGAAAAGTTGTTGTGTTTGGCGGAGATTTTAGACAAACTCTTCCTGTGGTTCGAAGTGGAAAAAAGGAAGACTTCATTCGGGAAAGCATAGTGAACTCCGAAATATGGAATGAACTTGAAAAACTTCGATTATCAGAGAATATGCGTGCGAAAACTGATCCTTCTTTCTGTGAATATTTGATGCGAATTGGAAATGGAAAAGAAAAGACAAACATGGATAGTAAAATAGAAATTCCGAGGTCTTTCATTGTTCCTTATATTACTGAAAAAGAATCGTTGGATCTTTTATTTAACATAATATATCCTGATTTGCATACGTCTTTTCACGATTCTTCTTTTTTAACCTCTCGTGTTATTTTGACGACAAAAAATGACTTTGTTGATGAAATAAATGATAGACTTATAGCTCAATTTCCTAAAGATGCCAAGACATTTATTGCAATGGATGAAACTGTTGAACCAAATGATCAATGA
- the LOC104246586 gene encoding uncharacterized protein isoform X4, with the protein MKMSTDKKHLASPCCSRKRKQYSEETVSKINSRKRDMYKQLTVKKLELKKGQTTLLEYTKQAAGFELPKQKILTIVEPPSVTMTDGISSIAGPVAGCDKGKNITDHFSVFEQGSSCG; encoded by the exons ATGAAG ATGTCGACCGATAAAAAGCATTTGGCATCACCTTGCTGCTCGCGGAAAAGGAAGCAATACTCGGAAGAAACAGTCTCTAAAATTAACTCTAGGAAACGTGATATGTACAAGCAGTTAACGGTTAAAAAGCTTGAACTAAAAAAGGGCCAAACCACACTGCTTGAATATACCAAACAAGCTGCTGGGTTTGAATTACCTAAACAAAAAATTCTGACGATAGTTGAGCCACCATCTGTTACTATGACAG ACGGTATATCTTCGATTGCTGGGCCAGTAGCTGGTTGTGACAAAGGAAAAAATATTACCGACCACTTCTCCGTTTTTGAACAGG GCTCCAGCTGTGGTTGA
- the LOC138889296 gene encoding zinc finger BED domain-containing protein RICESLEEPER 2-like, producing MEDTSKISDVGSSESLPITVDSNTNTIDTQDSKKRKAMQPRSDVWNHFDKFEVNGVGKARCRYCKQAYAANSSKNGTTGLKNHLLRCKEYPLKIAEDNSQTKLNFQFCQNDEGSIWKFDQKVVRRALIEMIVTDELPFSFVENEGFMKFMRKTQPLFRIPSRRTITRNCYEVYGELRWNSTYLMLDTAQHFEKAFDKLHLFYDGFSAYQCSHLCEDGGNAGPLESDDWVNVRNVIEFLARFHELTKKVLGSRYVTCNSHFEDVSELYCHLKMCLASEDEHLRKMAQQMQEKFKKYWGEPEKMNKMIFIASVLDPRNKFEYVEGALEELFGEEKGKKINAEVYAYMNSLFGEYLKKYSTESCPQSPSSSTSSNNTSNTPSGSVISASKIRTKLSLKKQKEDNGNGGAKSELDKYISEEQEPYSEEFDILSWWKTHAPRFSILSELARDVLAISISSVASECAFSTGGRILDSFRSSLTPKCVQALICLQNWLREEKNHINVEEDLKYLEEIELGSSAIMPRATAQRPVLLLKSHDCLLRDALSVFVGQCLTLCNCRYYSATADVILQLQMLFLCSNIVVQLQMTRCYSCFTVSGFSHVQLCLTA from the exons ATGGAAGATACAAGTAAAATAAGTGATGTTGGTTCCAGTGAAAGTTTACCTATTACGGTAGATAGTAACACCAACACCATTGATACTCAAGATTCCAAGAAAAGGAAAGCAATGCAACCTAGGTCTGACGTTTGGAaccattttgataaatttgaggttaatgggGTTGGGAAAGCACGGTGTCGATATTGTAAACAAGCTTATGCTGCTAATTCATCTAAGAATGGAACAACAGGATTGAAGAATCATTTGCTTAGATGCAAAGAATACCCACTTAAAATTGCAGAAGATAATAGTCAAACAAAGctaaattttcaattttgccaaaatgatgaaggatcaatttggaaatttgatcaaaaagtggttaggagggccttaattgagatgatagttactgatgaactaccatttagctttgtagaaaatgaaggcTTTATGAAGTTTATGAGAAAAACTCAACCACTATTTCGTATTCCTTCTCGTAGAACAATAACAAGGAATTGTTATGAAGTTTACGGTGAATTGAG gtggaattccacctatttGATGTTGGATACAGCTCAACACTTTGAAAAAGCCTTTGACAAGTTGCATCTTTTTTATGATGGATTTTCTGCATATCAATGTTCTCATCTTTGTGAAGATGGTGGTAATGCAGGTCCTCTTGAATCTGATGATtgggtgaatgtgaggaatgtgaTAGAGTTTCTTGCACGATTTCACGAGCTAACTAAAAAAGTTTTAGGTTCACGTTATGTCACTTGTAATTCTCATTTTGAGGATGTATCTGAACTTTATTGTCATTTGAAAATGTGTTTAGCTAGTGAGGATGAACATTTGAGAAAAATGGCTCAGCAAATGCAAGAAAAGttcaagaagtattggggtgagcctgaaaagatgaataaaatgatttttattgcttccgtcttggatccacgtaacaaatttgaatatgttgagggagcacttgaagaactttttggggaggaaaaagggaagaaaataaatgcTGAGGTGTATGCTTATATGAATTCTTTGTTTGGAGAGTATCTAAAAAAGTATTCAACCGAATCTTGTCCTCAATCTCCATCTAGTTCTACTTCATCTAACAACACATCTAATACACCTAGTGGGAGTGTTATAAGTGCATCAAAAATAAGGACTAAGCTTAGCTTgaagaaacaaaaggaagacAATGGAAATGGGGGTGCTAAATCGGAGTTGGATAAATACATTAGTGAAGAACAAGAGCCTTATAGTGAAGAATTTGATATCTTAAGTTGGTGGAAAACACATGCTCCCAGATTTTCTATTCTTTCGGAGTTGGCTCGTGATGTGTTGGCAATTTCAATTTCTAGTGTTGCGTCGGAATGCGCGTTTAGCACTGGTGGCCgtattcttgattcatttaggagttcattgactccTAAATGTGTGCAAGCTCTTATTTGTCTTCAAAATTGGCTTAGAGAAGAGAAGAATCATATTAATGTTGAAGAAGACTTGAAGTATCTTGAGGAAATCGAGCTTG gttCAAGTGCAATCATGCCCCGTGCTACTGCTCAACGCCCCGTGCTCCTGCTCAAGAGTCATGACTGTTTGTTGAGGGATGCCCTCTCTGTTTTTGTTGGACAATGTTTAACT TTGTGCAACTGCAGATATTATTCTGCAACTGCAGATGTTATTCTGCAATTGCAGATGTTATTCTTGTGCAGTAATATAGTTGTGCAACTGCAGATGACCAGATGTTATTCTTGTTTCACAGTTTCAGGTTTCAGCCATGTGCAGTTGTGCTTGACTGCTTGA
- the LOC138889295 gene encoding uncharacterized protein, which produces MDAIALVQHFGKPDIFMTMKCNPSWPKIKQHLFPTDETQNMPDLISRVFRAKVEEMKTDILKRNIFGKVAAYMYTIEFQKRGLPHAHFLIILTDDYKLLTPEAYDKFVCAELPDPDSNSYLHKLVIKHMMHGPCGNLDPTNSCMKRNECKFKYPKNFADETTKGKNSYPIYRRRNIGKSVKVRKKFLDNSWVVP; this is translated from the coding sequence ATGGATGCTATTGCGTTAGTGCAACATTTTGGAAAGCCTGATATATTTATGACAATGAAATGCAATCCCTCTTGGCCCAAAATAAAGCAACATTTGTTCCCAACAGACGAAACTCAAAATATGCCTGATTTAATTAGTCGCGTGTTCAGAGCAAAGGTAGAAGAGATGAAGACAGATATATTAAAAAGAAACATTTTTGGAAAAGTTGCAGCTTATATGTATACTATAGAATTTCAAAAACGAGGTCTTCCACATGCTCATTTCCTTATTATACTTACTGATGACTACAAATTATTAACGCCTGAGGCTTATGACAAATTTGTTTGTGCTGAGCTGCCTGATCCTGATTCAAACTCTTACTTACATAAGCTTGTTATTAAACACATGATGCATGGGCCTTGTGGTAATTTAGATCCTACAAATTCATGTATGAAAAGAAATGAGTGCAAATTTAAGTACCCTAAGAACTTTGCTGATGAGACAACAAAAGGAAAGAACTCTTATCCAATTTATAGAAGACGAAACATTGGTAAATCTGTAAAAGTTAGAAAAAAATTTCTTGATAACTCATGGGTTGTTCCTTAG
- the LOC104246586 gene encoding uncharacterized protein isoform X1 — protein sequence MPYSLRRLFATILVHCSPDNPRELWKQFEDSMSEDFKNLANIMAKDIHLAVLNHINDILHSMGRDINEFNLVSETNINEFNLVSETITSSKMANEAKEVYFERNIIVNDEDLLLHRKLNTEQKMAYDVILQRVFANKSRAFFIDGPGGSGKRFLYCALLATVRSKGFVALATTTSGVAASILPEGRTVHSRFKFPINIDEKFSCNISKQSSLAPLIRDAKLIVWDEVSMAKKNMIEALDSLLKDIMDTNVLFGGKVVVFGGDFRQTLPVVRSGKKEDFIRESIVNSEIWNELEKLRLSENMRAKTDPSFCEYLMRIGNGKEKTNMDSKIEIPRSFIVPYITEKESLDLLFNIIYPDLHTSFHDSSFLTSRVILTTKNDFVDEINDRLIAQFPKDAKTFIAMDETVEPNDQ from the coding sequence ATGCCTTATAGTTTAAGACGTTTATTTGCTACAATATTAGTACATTGCAGCCCTGACAATCCAAGGGAACTGTGGAAACAATTTGAAGATTCAATGTCTGAAGACTTTAAGAACCTAGCCAATATAATGGCAAAAGATATCCACCTTGCTGTCCTGAATCACATAAATGATATATTACATTCCATGGGCCGTGATATTAATGAGTTTAACCTTGTTTCAGAAACTAATATTAATGAGTTTAACCTTGTTTCAGAAACTATCACGTCttcaaaaatggcaaatgaaGCAAAGGAAGTATATTTCGAAAGAAACATCATTGTGAACGACGAAGATTTACTGTTGCATAGAAAATTAAATACAGAACAGAAAATGGCATACGACGTAATCCTTCAGAGAGTATTTGCTAACAAATCAAGAGCATTTTTTATTGATGGTCCTGGAGGAAGTGGTAAGAGATTCTTATATTGTGCCTTATTAGCGACTGTGAGATCTAAAGGATTTGTAGCATTAGCAACAACAACTTCCGGAGTTGCAGCTTCGATCCTTCCAGAAGGACGAACAGTTCATTCACGTTTTAAATTTCCAATTAATATTGATGAAAAGTTTTCTTGCAATATCAGTAAGCAAAGCTCATTGGCGCCTTTGATTCGCGATGCAAAATTAATTGTGTGGGATGAAGTATCCATGGCCAAGAAAAACATGATTGAAGCTTTAGATTCTCTTTTGAAAGATATAATGGACACAAATGTACTTTTTGGTGGAAAAGTTGTTGTGTTTGGCGGAGATTTTAGACAAACTCTTCCTGTGGTTCGAAGTGGAAAAAAGGAAGACTTCATTCGGGAAAGCATAGTGAACTCCGAAATATGGAATGAACTTGAAAAACTTCGATTATCAGAGAATATGCGTGCGAAAACTGATCCTTCTTTCTGTGAATATTTGATGCGAATTGGAAATGGAAAAGAAAAGACAAACATGGATAGTAAAATAGAAATTCCGAGGTCTTTCATTGTTCCTTATATTACTGAAAAAGAATCGTTGGATCTTTTATTTAACATAATATATCCTGATTTGCATACGTCTTTTCACGATTCTTCTTTTTTAACCTCTCGTGTTATTTTGACGACAAAAAATGACTTTGTTGATGAAATAAATGATAGACTTATAGCTCAATTTCCTAAAGATGCCAAGACATTTATTGCAATGGATGAAACTGTTGAACCAAATGATCAATGA
- the LOC104246586 gene encoding uncharacterized protein isoform X3, translated as MKVFLRLFLGGILVLLDFLTEERKTQLVSWSLSQHDGPVVQFVILKLGRNFKSDIGSVIVKSHVILFKTPPCLNCFNCRCRPIKSIWHHLAARGKGSNTRKKQSLKLTLGNVICTSS; from the exons ATGAAG GTATTTCTTCGTCTGTTTTTGGGTGGCATTTTGGTGTTGTTGGACTTTTTAACTGAAGAAAGGAAAACGCAATTGGTCAG TTGGAGTCTGTCGCAGCATGATGGACCTGTTGTCCAGTTTGTGATATTGAAATTAGGAAGGAACTTTAAGAGTGACATTGGAAGTGTGATTGTGAAATCTCATGTTATCTTATTTAAGACGCCACCATGTTTAA ACTGTTTTAACTGCAGATGTCGACCGATAAAAAGCATTTGGCATCACCTTGCTGCTCGCGGAAAAGGAAGCAATACTCGGAAGAAACAGTCTCTAAAATTAACTCTAGGAAACGTGATATGTACAAGCAGTTAA